Within the Miscanthus floridulus cultivar M001 chromosome 2, ASM1932011v1, whole genome shotgun sequence genome, the region TCGCCATGTCAGTGTACGGGgacttgatatgtgtcctcgtagacctatgaagccaccgcaggtactcgtcgaaggtgtgctggtcgtgtggagaacccgcaaggaccgcatgtggtaccctggtctgTCACAAATGAATGtacgagctgtgtgtcacgcgccaatccttggtcttgtacctcttcctgcgatcaaacctacaacaaaacgatattagttgtaccaaacacacatctgaattgtagcattgttattaatcgataacgcacccgtgcaatacttgattggtggagtaaagtggtggtgggcagcctatcattcttccaaactgtctgcagacccggatgggcaagtgaatctcgaccacatggaagaaaataagagggacgtcgcagcgatactcgtgtgactcgtccctagtgacaggactcagatagtcctggagctccagagaatcccaaggacaccaaaacacctgaaatttcgtaattgtgttaggttgtgatatagtgtacatcgaagaagacactgctacgatagtatagagagcgtaacctggtgctgtgtcaggacgttgaGACCGTTcgtatactccctgtacttgcgccacgcattccctctaactaattaTGCTTTCGTCCAGATATACAAAGCTGTAaggagtgtatcatgcccgttctattgctgcattgaacacgataatgaattagcaacaaataatctcatcatatctaactgcctgaaagaatataatgaaccgaagtacttaccggtaaaccattattaaggagCCTCTCAAcgggcaatcgttcccaacatcaaacctggagtaggtaggagcaacccccaaggttcgcatgtcctgaggtgcgacggtaggcaacgcatagcagtcgatacgtccatgctaggaccACGCTGTCCTAGCTGTACCccactatgttctcccacggctagcgaagtatgtcaaggaagatccagctgatggtgttgcccgaggcgtctgggaagaggaaagcaccaagaaagtgccagagccacactcgagcaaacctatcgatctgtgcctcctcagcttgtgagtccaagtactcaaagcgctctgtgatctaggacgacgaaacaccaaacttttcctgtaattgatcaaacaaaatgagacccgatgccagctgtaaagcaatgcaagtattaaataggcttgaattactcacttatttttcttggaagcatcgtcaTCCAGTGGAAAaaaaccagtaaactgagccaccagctccctccagcgatcgttgtcaactatccctgtcactggaagtccccccaaccgaagtcctaaaatagccttcacgtcctgcaacgtcaaggtcatctcgccacaagataggtggaacgtgtgggtctcaggccttcacctgttataagaatagaacgactgttagttgcctccaatttgttacaaaaaagtttatgtacaaagaatgcactcgcacctgtctacagctgcagtaagtagtgctgggtcaaggggcggaagaccatgGTTCACAACACGGACAATCTCGaagaagccggcacgccgtatgtacggcgtataacgctcatcccactgatgcgccctggtgtgagtgcggggcctcaaaggaggcaaggacacctctgcgtcgttgtacaacgggtgctgcgtgggagggaccatcctgttacaaattgataaacaaagcgttagagtatttaaattaacaaaatttaagttaacattagtaagttcacaaacaaattcactaacctaactagcctaaatctctaaacccaaaatcctaactatactagataataaatacataatcaatccatataaaactttggttctaaaattacaagtaatctctccgtctcaaaataaatacacatcttgcttctcgagtagtcaaatatgtttaagtttgatcaaaactaaaaaaaacggtatcaatatttctatctcctaataagtttattacgaaagtatactccatgcttaatgtaataatacttattatgtatcataaatattagtacgctattatataaatttggtcaaagacacTAATAGTTAATGAAAATAGCCTCGATGCCCCTACATGCTCCTAAAAATGCTAGCACTAGCAGACCATCATCAACTCTTTTGCTTCTACGACGGCTCGAGGATTGCGAGGGCACGTGGGGTACCATAGGGATacaaaaaaatactaactatactagataataataaaaaaatataaaatcgagagggaggtacattaggagcgggcggccttgacgcgccggcgttcgtggcgcggccggctagggcgctgcgcggcgggagtggccgggcgcggcgtgggcgagcggccgaggccgggccgtgcgggcgcgggcggggcgaggcgaggccgggcgggcgcgtgcggccgcaggcagggcgctggcggcggcggcggcgttcgggcgggcgggcggggtaggggtgcgggcgggcgggctcgcacgcggtatatatctggtcctgccgcgccagggtcggtggcgtggcaagacccgccacgtcagcggccccctaggccggcccacgccacgtcagccctgtaccgcgccaccatacatggcgcggcacaagcatttggccgcgccagggcaataggcgaggtcaaaagtgttagtttaaaaaaaacgacagtgttagattaaaaattatattaaaaaaagagttaaaattaaaaaaaaaattctcaacAGGTAGATCAAACTTCTTGGAGGGCAATGGGCAATGGCCCATGGCACTAAGAAAGTTGATACCGACCATTAGCAACTTGATCCTTTTGCAATCAAATCAACAGTTGCAACCACGAACAATTTAGGAACGGAAGGACGAATAACATGTAGAGTATTCTTACGCTGTTGCTACACTACTGTACTGAAAAATCTAATGCTGAGCATCCAACAATCGGAGAGGTAGAATAAACCTGGTCAGTGCAGCCTGCAGCAGTGCAGTTCGACTGTGCCTCATCATGTGAAGCTCCAGATTGCACGACCTCTCGTAAATTGGCCGATCCAACGCCGGGGTTCGATTTTCCAACACTATCACCAGGGAGAGTGGGAGAAGAATCGCCAAACTGATCGAGACGAGATGGGGCTGACAATCCAACTACAAGATTTGGATCGAGACTTGCCTTCCTAGTGGTTTCGGCGGCTTGGAGTTGGAGAGCAGCGGGGCTACGTTTCGTGGGCCGAACCGACATGGGTACTATGGGCCGGGCTTGTTAGTTGGTCTACAAGAGTACGCGTGCTTGTTTTGTTCTTGGCCCCTCCCCGCGCTTCTGCAGTTCTGCTTCCGCTGCATGGTAGAGAGGTTCACGGCGGCTGGCGCATGGCGGCAGGCCGCAGGCCGCAGGCATGCTTCTGTTCATCAGTCGGATGATGCCGACGTCATCGAGGTGGCAAGGCAACGACAACGAGAGCTGCACGGTCTGGACATGCCTCGTCGGCGCGCAGCCTATGAACGCGTTTCCCATCATGACGAGTAACGAATATACATGTTTAAATCAACCACGTAAAGGAAAAGAACATATGCTccctctttttctctctctcgcGCACTCAAAGCATCAAACCATACGACGTTTCCCAACAAATTCAACCACCAATAGATCCATGTACAGAGAAAACAAACAGTGCCAACGGTAGCACGAGGTGACTGAGCTCTGACCGACCAGATTGCTCTTGCAACCTCCTTCCCGCATAACTCGATCATTTGCATTGCATCTAGAGGCGTGACACCGAAtcacttgattgattgattgattcagtTTCATTATGTTACCTGCGTCTAGCCATCTTTAACTTCAAAGGAGTAGAACAGACCGTGTAATTTCACTTTTCCTATAGAACAGTCGTCCGAAATCTATGTTTCGGCCAGACGATGCTTTTGTCTGTTGAATGGACTTCTCCACGTGCACTGTTGGCTTGGAAAGGCTTGTAGCCGTCGCCTGAACAGGGGCTATATTTCAGCAGATGCCGTGTAATTTAGGTTGCTACAACCGCTATGATATACGGAGTATACCTAAACACGTTGACGATCTTGCCTGACAAAATGGTCACGTTCTTTTTTTAACACGCAAACAAGCACAGTATTTGCGAAGGGGGACCGAATACCAGATATTCAGGTGATGGATAACCACGTACGCGTGGGCGtggcctgcaggctgcagcccgACGCCCCGACCACCACGGCTGACTGCACGCATCGCACGGGCTGGACGTCGATCGGTCGATGGCGATATGGAAGGCTACTGCGTACTCATTGCCGTCGCGCGCGTGCGGAAACCCATCTCCGATTTGTCCGCATCATGCTCCAATAACCTGGTCACTCACCGCATACGAGCCTGCCGCACGGCTGCACTTCACCAGAAGCTGTTGTTGGCAGTGATGACACAATCAACACTTCACCAGATTCGAAGACTTGAAGGGCATGCTGGATTTCTGAAGGATTGCAAACAAtcacaaccaaactgtgcaaatGCTCTTTCCCTGAAGAGATTTTATTAACATTACGATGGGACCTCTGGGAATTCATTCAGCCATGGTTAGGGAGCTAACGAACGAACGAACTGCCTGACACACACATTAGCCAGCGAAATTACAACGCCATATGTTCACTTCACATGAACTCAACCACACTCTCTGTCCACCGCTCTGCCGCACTTCACTTCATAGAGGCTATGAAACACGACGGGATCTTTGTACAGGTTACCGCAAAACGAACGATCGCTTCACTGCTAGCTGCTTCAGCTGGAGACCATCTCACCGTCACGCTACTTCCTGCTGATGAACAGGCTGCGCAGCCTGCCGCGGTTCAGCTTCTCGAGCAGCTTCTTCGAGCCGGCCACGTCCTTCTCCGAGAGCTTCTTCAGGTACCCGATGGCGCCGTGGGAGATCATCAGCTTCTTGCACCGCTTGCTTGCCGACAGCGCCAGCAGGCAGGAGATGGCGTACTTCTTGGCCGTGTTCTGGGGGCTCGGGTCCAGCAGCTGCACCAGGTTGGGCACGCTCTTCTCGTCCTTCTTGATGTCCCTCGCGTTCGCGGGACACCCCATCAGGCTCGACACCGCCTGCGCCGCGGCCTCGCGCGCGCCGTTCGACTTGGCCTCCAGCAGGCGCACCAGGAGCGGGATGCACCCGTGCTCGCCCACCAGCCGCTTCATGTCCATGCTGCTGCAGATCTTGCAGATGGTCGCCGCGGCAGCCTGCTGAGCACCCACGGAACCGTCACGGAGCACGTGGACGAGGCGCGGGAGCACGCAAAGCGACACCAGGCTGTCTGGTGAGACAGCGGTGACCAGGTTCCGGAGCGCGGCCACGGGTGACTCCTGAGGAAGTGGACCGTCGAGGTAGGCGAGCAGGCTCCGGAGGCCGCCCTCGGACACGACGGCACGCCGCAGGCTGTCGTTGCTTGACGTAAGGTTCTGCAGGCACTCCGCGGCGTACTCCTTGGAGCCGAGAACGACGCCGGAGTCGAGCAGGTTGATCATGACTCGCACGACGCCTTCCTTGGCCAGCACTTGCCGGACCTCCGGCACTGCAGAGATGTTCTTGAGCGCTCCTGCCGCGGCGGACTGTGTGATTGAGTCCCCGGTCTGGCACATGTCGATGAGAGCGCGGACGCCGCTGTGGCCGACGATTGCACGGGCAATGTCGGCCGACATGGAGAGCCGCTGGAGCGTGATGACAGCCTTCTCGCGCCCAACAAGGCTGCCGGACTCAGCCAGCCGGATGAACGGCGGCAGAGCGCCTTCTGACATGAGTAACCCCTCGCAGCTGCCAGACTCGGCGAGGAGGCACAAAACAGTGGCCGCCTTCTCCCTAACCTTGGGTGCCGTCGCCGTGAGCAGCTGCACCAGCGCGGCCACGTTGCCACGGCCGAGCGCCGACAGCACACTCTTCTCGTCCTCGCGCAGAGCATCGAGCAGGCCATCCACGGCCCGGTGCTTCGCCTCTGCGTTCCCAATCTGCAGCCTGGCAAGCAGCTCCCGCACGTCCGTCTGTGCGCCCGCAGCCGACGCTATCTCAGCCGGGGCCGCCGGAACCGTCGCGTCAGACAGCACACCAGTCTTGACAAGAAGAGAGCAGTCCCTGAGGTTGAGGTCCAGCTTCCCGGCCAGCGCGTCGAGGTCGCTCTGCATCTGCAGCTTCCCTGCCTTCGGAGGCTCGTGGCAGCGCGCACCGAGCTCGGCGGCCTCCGCTAGCGTTGCAGCCACCGACTGCAGCAGCTCCCGACAGAGCGAGTTCTTGGAGAAGCAGGGGTGGCTGGACAGGTCCGACAGGCACGGTGGCACCCTCTCCAGCCTAGCTGCGATAGCCTTCCACCGCCCACTGAAGCCAGTCGCCGCGCGCGCAGCGGCCAGGGCGGGTGGCACCAGCCCCCGCGCCCGTTCAAGCAGCTCCTCTGCCGTCGCGTCCCCGGCCGCAGCCGGGCAGCTCCCCAAGCTCATTTATTGGCAGCTACAACAGCGCAGCTCGTGACCTGCAGTTACTCACACCAGACAGCCAGATTTTAGTAGTGCTCACTACTCCTACTCAGAATCAGAACTCGCTCCCCGGCACCGAAGCAGAAAAGACAAATCTTGAAAAAGGAGCAAGAATAGAAGAAGCTGGAAGGAGACAGGGAAAGAAGGCGTCGGCTATTTTAAGTGAATCAAAATTCTGCGTTCGGCTGATATAGTCGTTTGTTTTAACTTATTCTCTCACACACAATCATCTAGAATCAGCCAAAATCTACTGTTCACCGAACCATCATAGCGAGCTGTATGCCCCGTTCGCTGATAAGTCTGAGctaaaaaatactgttgacttatttgttaaaaaaatattattattgatTGAAAAAATATGACTTATAAACTAAGTAACCAGGACGCAGGAAAGCTCCAGAAATCACCCGGCAtcttcgctggttggtttctgggctggtttgggctggctggtgctggtttattgtgagaaaaaaatactgttggctggctggtttgggctgactgaaaccaaccagcgaatagacTAACtgacatttcgtttgtatttggtaataattatccaattgttgattaattagacttaaaatgttcgtctcgcaaagtacaactaaactgtataattagtttttgatttcgtcaatatttagtactccatgcaggtactgtaagtttgatgtgataggaaatcttcttttttataatgtcaaagtttggattttgggtaactaagggcctgtttaattcccaaaaaattttgcgtagtacccatcacatcgaatcttgcggcacatgcatggagtactaaatgtagacgaaaaaaaaactaattacacagttgggtgagaaatcacgagacgaaacttttgaacctaattagtccataattaaatactaattaccaaatacaaacgaaagtactacaataGCCAAAACTAAAAAATTTGGCATCTAAACACACCCTAAACAAGGGCTTGCTTTGGCTGGACGACTGGTACGTGGATTTGAGAGGAGTAAATGCGGTGACCAGACACGAAATTATGAGCTGGTACGAAGGCGCTATCAAAATTTCCAAGCTTTTCACACTGGTTTCCTAATGAAGAGCCTGGTCATTTCAAAAATTGACTGGAGAGAACGGTGGCTGGGTTTGGGTTGGTGACGAGTGAATGCGAGCACACAAAAAgaactttgtttttttttaaaatatccaTTTGCTGTTCTTTTGAGCGTGAGAGAACTTTTGCACTACAGCACTAGGTGAAGCCAATAAAACTTGATCATCAGACGGTGGTGTTATGGTGGGTTCCACTTCCACCTGACAAGAGCGTGTGATTAAAAGCCAAAGGCGTGTGCTTAAGACTGACCCCCACTTTGGAAGAGTAAGATTAGCATGCTGATGT harbors:
- the LOC136528523 gene encoding protein ARABIDILLO 2-like, yielding MSLGSCPAAAGDATAEELLERARGLVPPALAAARAATGFSGRWKAIAARLERVPPCLSDLSSHPCFSKNSLCRELLQSVAATLAEAAELGARCHEPPKAGKLQMQSDLDALAGKLDLNLRDCSLLVKTGVLSDATVPAAPAEIASAAGAQTDVRELLARLQIGNAEAKHRAVDGLLDALREDEKSVLSALGRGNVAALVQLLTATAPKVREKAATVLCLLAESGSCEGLLMSEGALPPFIRLAESGSLVGREKAVITLQRLSMSADIARAIVGHSGVRALIDMCQTGDSITQSAAAGALKNISAVPEVRQVLAKEGVVRVMINLLDSGVVLGSKEYAAECLQNLTSSNDSLRRAVVSEGGLRSLLAYLDGPLPQESPVAALRNLVTAVSPDSLVSLCVLPRLVHVLRDGSVGAQQAAAATICKICSSMDMKRLVGEHGCIPLLVRLLEAKSNGAREAAAQAVSSLMGCPANARDIKKDEKSVPNLVQLLDPSPQNTAKKYAISCLLALSASKRCKKLMISHGAIGYLKKLSEKDVAGSKKLLEKLNRGRLRSLFISRK